From a single Labrus bergylta chromosome 14, fLabBer1.1, whole genome shotgun sequence genomic region:
- the ints2 gene encoding integrator complex subunit 2 isoform X1, whose protein sequence is MFFCREMADSAGLQFVSPYAFEAMQKVDVVRLAALSDPELRLLLPCLVRMALCAPADQSQSWAQDKKLILRLLSGVEAVNSIVALLSVDFHNLEQDARKEQQLRHKAGGSNGESILVSQLQHGLTLEFEHSDPLRRLRLTLSELLAIMNKVADSNGEFFLKSSELFESPVYLEEVADVLCILQAELPSLLPIVDVAEALLHVRNGDWFLCLLVANVPDSFNEVCRGLIKNGERQDEESVGGRRRTEALRQLCQMNPSQALNIRAMVVEECHLPGLGVALTLDYKPDTADEAVSPLVSYVSGLLLGTNSKVRTWFSMFIRNGQQRKRESSSVLWQMRRQLLLELVAILPRSRSTHVPNDNGMEVDGGSGYSGLREEHVVKASALLRLYCALMGIAGLRPTDEEAEQLLQLMTSRPPATPAGVRFVSLSFCKLLAFPTLVSTPEQEQLMVMWLSWMIKEEEYFESAAGVSASFGEMLLLVAMYFHSNQLSSIIELVCSTLGMKIAIKPSSLSKMKTIFTQEIFTEQVVTAHAVRVAVTNNLSATITGFLPIHCIYQLLRSRSFTKHKVSIKDWIYRQLCETTTPIHTQLIPLIDVYINSILTPASKANPEATNQPITEQEILNVFQSSAGQGEASRGGRQRYSITTQLLILYYILSYEENLLASTKQLALMQRKPKSYSAALMDQIPIKYLVTQAQGLQQELGGLHSALLRLLATNFPHLCLVEDWVCEEEVTGTLPLLRKMMLPSNTCRYTQSQLHQAFQKLPSSSPRLMRILEHLTLLSPGDLIPYAEALTASMALLLEPAVPRRILQTLNKLWIGLNTVMPRRLWVMTVNALQQSAKLLRQHTYTQNDLMVDPLIVLRCDQRVYRCPPLMDIVLHMLNGYLLASKAYLHCHLKETADFDRQSLTVSNLGAPGQPETPEVTREELKNALLAAQDSAAVQILLEVCLPTSEEQQLGANTESLLRSIRGPVPGRSKQGSLGPRATGSMENGEPEGCLLSDLREVQCLICCLLHQMFIADPNIAKLVHFQGYPQALLPLTVAGIPSIHICLDFIPELLAQPQLEKQIFAIQLLSYLCTQYALPKSLSVARLAISVMGTLLTVLTRAKRFSFFMPILPCLVAFCQAFPPLYDDVAALLVQVGQVCASDVATKARDVDPLVARLQYLKEKPQGAVASGGASSKLTLPQRTAEELGGADPDVQLCYCVEATFMDIISSTLHGL, encoded by the exons GCACAAGGCAGGCGGGTCCAACGGAGAAAGTATCCTGGTGTCACAGTTACAGCATGGTCTGACGCTGGAGTTTGAACACAGCGATCCCCTCAGGAGACTCCGTCTGACCCTCAGTGAACTCCTGGCCATCATGAACAAG GTGGCAGACTCAAATGGAGAGTTTTTCTTAAAGTCGTCCGAACTCTTTGAAAGCCCTGTGTACCTGGAAGAGGTTGCTGATGTCCTTTGTATTTTACAAGCAG agCTGCCTTCCTTGCTGCCCATCGTGGATGTGGCAGAGGCTTTGCTTCATGTCCGCAATGGAGACTGGTTCCTGTGCCTGTTGGTCGCTAATGTCCCTGACAGCTTCAATGAAG tttGTCGAGGTTTGATCAAGAATGGAGAGCGTCAGGACGAGGAGAGTGTCGGTGGTCGACGTCGGACTGAAGCTCTGAGGCAGCTGTGTCAGATGAACCCCTCACAGGCCCTCAACATCAGAGCCATGGTG GTGGAGGAGTGTCACCTGCCTGGTTTGGGTGTGGCTCTGACTCTGGACTATAAACCCGATACAGCGGACGAGGCAGTTAGTCCGCTGGTCTCTTATGTCAGCGGACTACTGCTGGGCACCAACAGCAAAGTCCGCACATGGTTCAGCATGTTCATTCGCAATGGACAACAG AGAAAGCGAGAAAGCAGCTCAGTGCTGTGGCAGATGCGCAGACAGCTGCTGTTGGAGCTGGTCGCCATCCTGCCCCGCTCACGTAGCACCCACGTACCTAATGACAACGGTATGGAAGTGGACGGTGGCTCGGGGTACTCTGGACTCAGGGAGGAGCACGTGGTGAAGGCCAGCGCTCTGCTCCGACTCTACTGTGCCCTCATGGGCATAGCAGGCCTCAG ACCTACAGATGAAGAGGCCGAGCAGCTCTTGCAGTTGATGACCAGCCGGCCTCCAGCCACTCCTGCAGGTGTTCgctttgtctctctgtcattCTGCAAGCTGCTGGCCTTCCCCACTCTGGTCAG cactCCAGAGCAGGAACAGCTGATGGTCATGTGGCTCAGCTGGATGATCAAAGAGGAGGAATATTTTGAGAG TGCTGCGGGCGTATCTGCTTCTTTTGGAGAAATGCTATTACTGGTTGCCATGTATTTCCATAGCAACCAGCTCAGCTCCATTATCGAGTTGGTGTGCTCTACTTTGGGGATGAAG ATTGCCATCAAGCCCAGCTCGCTGAGCAAAATGAAAACCATCTTCACACAGGAGATCTTCACAGAACAG GTGGTGACGGCACATGCAGTGAGAGTGGCAGTGACCAACAATCTAAGTGCAACCATCACCGGGTTCCTCCCCATTCACTGCATTTACCAGCTGCTCCGGAGCCGATCCTTTACCAAGCACAAAGTGTCCATCAAG GATTGGATCTATCGACAGCTCTGTGAGACCACCACCCCCATTCACACCCAGCTGATTCCTCTCATCGACGTCTATATCAACTCCATCCTCACTCCAGCGTCCAAAGCCAACCCAGAGGCCACCAACCAGCCAATCACTGAGCAGGAGATCCTCAATGTCTTCCAGAGCTCTGCTGGG CAAGGGGAGGCTAGCCGAGGAGGACGACAACGCTACTCCATCACCACCCAGCTCCTTATCCTGTACTACATCCTGTCTTATGAGGAGAACTTGCTGGCGAGCACCAAACAGCTGG CCCTGATGCAGAGGAAGCCAAAGTCCTACTCAGCAGCTCTGATGGACCAGATCCCCATTAAGTACTTGGTTACTCAGGCCCAGGGTCTGCAGCAGGAGCTAGGAG GTCTGCACTCTGCCCTCCTGAGACTGCTGGCAACCAACTTCCCCCACCTGTGTCTGGTGGAGGACTGGGTGTGCGAGGAGGAAGTGACTGGTACTCTGCCTCTACTGAGGAAGATGATGCTCCCCAGCAACACCTGCAGATACACCCAGAGCCAGCTCCACCAGG CCTTCCAGAAGTTACCATCCAGTAGTCCCAGGCTAATGCGGATCCTGGAGCACTTAACCCTGCTGTCCCCTGGAGACCTGATCCCGTATGCGGAGGCCCTCACAGCCAGTATGGCTCTGCTGCTGGAGCCCGCCGTGCCTCGACGAATACTGCAGACCCTTAACAAGCTCTGGATCGGACTCAACACCGTGATGCCCCGCAG GTTGTGGGTGATGACGGTAAACGCCCTCCAGCAGTCAGCCAAGCTGCTCCGGCAGCATACATACACCCAGAACGACCTGATGGTGGACCCTCTCATCGTGCTGCGCTGTGATCAGAGGGTGTACAG atgtCCCCCTTTGATGGACATTGTCCTCCACATGCTGAATGGCTACCTGCTGGCCTCAAAAGCTTATCTTCACTGTCACCTGAAGGAGACGGCCGACTTCGATCGTCAGAGCCTAACCGTCTCAAACCTGGGCGCTCCAGGGCAGCCGGAGACACCTGAGGTCACcagggaggagctgaagaacGCCCTTCTAGCTGCACAG GACAGTGCCGCAGTCCAGATCCTCCTGGAGGTGTGTTTGCCGACCTCTGAAGAGCAGCAGCTGGGGGCCAACACGGAGAGCCTGCTGAGGAGCATCAGGGGCCCCGTTCCAGGGAGATCCAAACAGGGGAGCCTGGGGCCAAGAGCCACGGGGAGCATGGAAAACGGAGAGCCTGAGGGATGCCTGCTCAGCGACCTTAGGGAGGTGCAGtgtctcatctgctgtctgctgcATCAGATGTTCATCGCCGACCCAAATATTGCCAAGTTGGTGCACTTTCAG GGTTACCCTCAAGCTCTGCTGCCTCTCACTGTGGCAGGCATCCCCTCCATCCATATCTGTCTGGACTTCATCCCAGAGCTGCTGGCCCAGCCCCAGCTGGAGAAGCAG atcTTTGCCATCCAGCTGTTGTCATACTTGTGTACACAGTACGCCCTGCCCAAGTCTCTCAGTGTTGCCAGGTTGGCGATCAGTGTCATGGGGACCCTCCTCACAG tgCTGACTCGGGCCAAGCGTTTCTCCTTCTTCATGCCCATCCTGCCGTGTCTGGTGGCGTTCTGCCAGGCGTTCCCTCCTCTCTATGATGATGTGGCCGCTCTGTTAGTGCAAGTGGGCCAAGTCTGTGCATCGGACGTCGCCACCAAAGCCCGGGACGTCGACCCTCTCGTCGCTC GCCTACAGTATTTGAAGGAGAAGCCGCAGGGAGCCGTGGCGTCAGGAGGAGCATCATCCAAGCTCACGTTACCCCAGAGGACGGCAGAGGAGCTGGGCGGAGCGGACCCGGACGTCCAGCTTTGCTACTGCGTAGAGGCCACCTTCATGGACATCATCAGCTCCACCCTCCACGGACTATAG
- the ints2 gene encoding integrator complex subunit 2 isoform X2, producing MADSAGLQFVSPYAFEAMQKVDVVRLAALSDPELRLLLPCLVRMALCAPADQSQSWAQDKKLILRLLSGVEAVNSIVALLSVDFHNLEQDARKEQQLRHKAGGSNGESILVSQLQHGLTLEFEHSDPLRRLRLTLSELLAIMNKVADSNGEFFLKSSELFESPVYLEEVADVLCILQAELPSLLPIVDVAEALLHVRNGDWFLCLLVANVPDSFNEVCRGLIKNGERQDEESVGGRRRTEALRQLCQMNPSQALNIRAMVVEECHLPGLGVALTLDYKPDTADEAVSPLVSYVSGLLLGTNSKVRTWFSMFIRNGQQRKRESSSVLWQMRRQLLLELVAILPRSRSTHVPNDNGMEVDGGSGYSGLREEHVVKASALLRLYCALMGIAGLRPTDEEAEQLLQLMTSRPPATPAGVRFVSLSFCKLLAFPTLVSTPEQEQLMVMWLSWMIKEEEYFESAAGVSASFGEMLLLVAMYFHSNQLSSIIELVCSTLGMKIAIKPSSLSKMKTIFTQEIFTEQVVTAHAVRVAVTNNLSATITGFLPIHCIYQLLRSRSFTKHKVSIKDWIYRQLCETTTPIHTQLIPLIDVYINSILTPASKANPEATNQPITEQEILNVFQSSAGQGEASRGGRQRYSITTQLLILYYILSYEENLLASTKQLALMQRKPKSYSAALMDQIPIKYLVTQAQGLQQELGGLHSALLRLLATNFPHLCLVEDWVCEEEVTGTLPLLRKMMLPSNTCRYTQSQLHQAFQKLPSSSPRLMRILEHLTLLSPGDLIPYAEALTASMALLLEPAVPRRILQTLNKLWIGLNTVMPRRLWVMTVNALQQSAKLLRQHTYTQNDLMVDPLIVLRCDQRVYRCPPLMDIVLHMLNGYLLASKAYLHCHLKETADFDRQSLTVSNLGAPGQPETPEVTREELKNALLAAQDSAAVQILLEVCLPTSEEQQLGANTESLLRSIRGPVPGRSKQGSLGPRATGSMENGEPEGCLLSDLREVQCLICCLLHQMFIADPNIAKLVHFQGYPQALLPLTVAGIPSIHICLDFIPELLAQPQLEKQIFAIQLLSYLCTQYALPKSLSVARLAISVMGTLLTVLTRAKRFSFFMPILPCLVAFCQAFPPLYDDVAALLVQVGQVCASDVATKARDVDPLVARLQYLKEKPQGAVASGGASSKLTLPQRTAEELGGADPDVQLCYCVEATFMDIISSTLHGL from the exons GCACAAGGCAGGCGGGTCCAACGGAGAAAGTATCCTGGTGTCACAGTTACAGCATGGTCTGACGCTGGAGTTTGAACACAGCGATCCCCTCAGGAGACTCCGTCTGACCCTCAGTGAACTCCTGGCCATCATGAACAAG GTGGCAGACTCAAATGGAGAGTTTTTCTTAAAGTCGTCCGAACTCTTTGAAAGCCCTGTGTACCTGGAAGAGGTTGCTGATGTCCTTTGTATTTTACAAGCAG agCTGCCTTCCTTGCTGCCCATCGTGGATGTGGCAGAGGCTTTGCTTCATGTCCGCAATGGAGACTGGTTCCTGTGCCTGTTGGTCGCTAATGTCCCTGACAGCTTCAATGAAG tttGTCGAGGTTTGATCAAGAATGGAGAGCGTCAGGACGAGGAGAGTGTCGGTGGTCGACGTCGGACTGAAGCTCTGAGGCAGCTGTGTCAGATGAACCCCTCACAGGCCCTCAACATCAGAGCCATGGTG GTGGAGGAGTGTCACCTGCCTGGTTTGGGTGTGGCTCTGACTCTGGACTATAAACCCGATACAGCGGACGAGGCAGTTAGTCCGCTGGTCTCTTATGTCAGCGGACTACTGCTGGGCACCAACAGCAAAGTCCGCACATGGTTCAGCATGTTCATTCGCAATGGACAACAG AGAAAGCGAGAAAGCAGCTCAGTGCTGTGGCAGATGCGCAGACAGCTGCTGTTGGAGCTGGTCGCCATCCTGCCCCGCTCACGTAGCACCCACGTACCTAATGACAACGGTATGGAAGTGGACGGTGGCTCGGGGTACTCTGGACTCAGGGAGGAGCACGTGGTGAAGGCCAGCGCTCTGCTCCGACTCTACTGTGCCCTCATGGGCATAGCAGGCCTCAG ACCTACAGATGAAGAGGCCGAGCAGCTCTTGCAGTTGATGACCAGCCGGCCTCCAGCCACTCCTGCAGGTGTTCgctttgtctctctgtcattCTGCAAGCTGCTGGCCTTCCCCACTCTGGTCAG cactCCAGAGCAGGAACAGCTGATGGTCATGTGGCTCAGCTGGATGATCAAAGAGGAGGAATATTTTGAGAG TGCTGCGGGCGTATCTGCTTCTTTTGGAGAAATGCTATTACTGGTTGCCATGTATTTCCATAGCAACCAGCTCAGCTCCATTATCGAGTTGGTGTGCTCTACTTTGGGGATGAAG ATTGCCATCAAGCCCAGCTCGCTGAGCAAAATGAAAACCATCTTCACACAGGAGATCTTCACAGAACAG GTGGTGACGGCACATGCAGTGAGAGTGGCAGTGACCAACAATCTAAGTGCAACCATCACCGGGTTCCTCCCCATTCACTGCATTTACCAGCTGCTCCGGAGCCGATCCTTTACCAAGCACAAAGTGTCCATCAAG GATTGGATCTATCGACAGCTCTGTGAGACCACCACCCCCATTCACACCCAGCTGATTCCTCTCATCGACGTCTATATCAACTCCATCCTCACTCCAGCGTCCAAAGCCAACCCAGAGGCCACCAACCAGCCAATCACTGAGCAGGAGATCCTCAATGTCTTCCAGAGCTCTGCTGGG CAAGGGGAGGCTAGCCGAGGAGGACGACAACGCTACTCCATCACCACCCAGCTCCTTATCCTGTACTACATCCTGTCTTATGAGGAGAACTTGCTGGCGAGCACCAAACAGCTGG CCCTGATGCAGAGGAAGCCAAAGTCCTACTCAGCAGCTCTGATGGACCAGATCCCCATTAAGTACTTGGTTACTCAGGCCCAGGGTCTGCAGCAGGAGCTAGGAG GTCTGCACTCTGCCCTCCTGAGACTGCTGGCAACCAACTTCCCCCACCTGTGTCTGGTGGAGGACTGGGTGTGCGAGGAGGAAGTGACTGGTACTCTGCCTCTACTGAGGAAGATGATGCTCCCCAGCAACACCTGCAGATACACCCAGAGCCAGCTCCACCAGG CCTTCCAGAAGTTACCATCCAGTAGTCCCAGGCTAATGCGGATCCTGGAGCACTTAACCCTGCTGTCCCCTGGAGACCTGATCCCGTATGCGGAGGCCCTCACAGCCAGTATGGCTCTGCTGCTGGAGCCCGCCGTGCCTCGACGAATACTGCAGACCCTTAACAAGCTCTGGATCGGACTCAACACCGTGATGCCCCGCAG GTTGTGGGTGATGACGGTAAACGCCCTCCAGCAGTCAGCCAAGCTGCTCCGGCAGCATACATACACCCAGAACGACCTGATGGTGGACCCTCTCATCGTGCTGCGCTGTGATCAGAGGGTGTACAG atgtCCCCCTTTGATGGACATTGTCCTCCACATGCTGAATGGCTACCTGCTGGCCTCAAAAGCTTATCTTCACTGTCACCTGAAGGAGACGGCCGACTTCGATCGTCAGAGCCTAACCGTCTCAAACCTGGGCGCTCCAGGGCAGCCGGAGACACCTGAGGTCACcagggaggagctgaagaacGCCCTTCTAGCTGCACAG GACAGTGCCGCAGTCCAGATCCTCCTGGAGGTGTGTTTGCCGACCTCTGAAGAGCAGCAGCTGGGGGCCAACACGGAGAGCCTGCTGAGGAGCATCAGGGGCCCCGTTCCAGGGAGATCCAAACAGGGGAGCCTGGGGCCAAGAGCCACGGGGAGCATGGAAAACGGAGAGCCTGAGGGATGCCTGCTCAGCGACCTTAGGGAGGTGCAGtgtctcatctgctgtctgctgcATCAGATGTTCATCGCCGACCCAAATATTGCCAAGTTGGTGCACTTTCAG GGTTACCCTCAAGCTCTGCTGCCTCTCACTGTGGCAGGCATCCCCTCCATCCATATCTGTCTGGACTTCATCCCAGAGCTGCTGGCCCAGCCCCAGCTGGAGAAGCAG atcTTTGCCATCCAGCTGTTGTCATACTTGTGTACACAGTACGCCCTGCCCAAGTCTCTCAGTGTTGCCAGGTTGGCGATCAGTGTCATGGGGACCCTCCTCACAG tgCTGACTCGGGCCAAGCGTTTCTCCTTCTTCATGCCCATCCTGCCGTGTCTGGTGGCGTTCTGCCAGGCGTTCCCTCCTCTCTATGATGATGTGGCCGCTCTGTTAGTGCAAGTGGGCCAAGTCTGTGCATCGGACGTCGCCACCAAAGCCCGGGACGTCGACCCTCTCGTCGCTC GCCTACAGTATTTGAAGGAGAAGCCGCAGGGAGCCGTGGCGTCAGGAGGAGCATCATCCAAGCTCACGTTACCCCAGAGGACGGCAGAGGAGCTGGGCGGAGCGGACCCGGACGTCCAGCTTTGCTACTGCGTAGAGGCCACCTTCATGGACATCATCAGCTCCACCCTCCACGGACTATAG